In one window of Chryseobacterium sp. JV274 DNA:
- a CDS encoding glycoside hydrolase family 32 protein: MKKIISTLIMASTFCSGLNAQSDSKTSEEQLYRPNYHFTPQKGWMNDPNGLFYLNGTYHLFFQHTPFQSVPDFGKMHWGHAISKDLIKWEELAPAIAYDEKGAIFSGSAVVDKDNTSGFGDGKNVPLVAIFTYHDMKKEKAGEIDTQSQAIAYSLDNGKTWTKYNNNPVLKNPGIKDFRDPKVFWDAKRKQWVMGLAVQDRQHFYASKNLKDWTFLSEFGKDFGGHGGVWECPDLFPVKVEGTNEEKWVLIVNINPGGPNGGSAAQYFVGDFDGKTFKMDDAFTKQLEKEKVVWLDWGRDNYASVSFDNVPDNKRVIIGWMSNWDYSPNVPTEKWRGSSTIPREVTLERTKEGYTLKNIPVSQLKNYEGKTVKKEINLVSDKKLISKGEIDLSKAVLDVDLKKMTKGIYTFALKNSLGERVIFGIDNNKQELFIDRTQSGKTDFKNNFADRISKAPLAENYQNATFKIVLDKTSIEIFFNKGEKVMTEIFFPNESFSELSLFTDTKGSTVNFNAHQINIK, from the coding sequence ATGAAGAAAATCATATCGACTTTAATAATGGCTTCCACATTTTGTTCCGGGCTCAACGCACAGTCGGACTCGAAAACGTCTGAAGAGCAACTTTACAGGCCCAATTATCACTTCACTCCTCAAAAAGGCTGGATGAATGATCCGAACGGTCTCTTTTATCTTAACGGAACTTATCATTTATTTTTCCAGCATACACCGTTTCAGAGCGTGCCGGATTTTGGTAAGATGCATTGGGGGCACGCCATCAGTAAAGATCTTATAAAATGGGAAGAATTGGCTCCTGCAATTGCCTATGACGAGAAGGGTGCAATATTCTCAGGAAGTGCAGTTGTAGATAAGGATAATACATCAGGTTTTGGAGATGGAAAAAATGTTCCGTTGGTAGCAATTTTTACCTACCATGATATGAAGAAAGAGAAAGCCGGAGAAATTGATACGCAGTCTCAGGCAATCGCTTATTCTTTGGATAATGGAAAAACCTGGACCAAATACAATAACAATCCGGTATTGAAAAATCCCGGAATAAAAGATTTCAGGGATCCGAAAGTTTTTTGGGATGCGAAAAGAAAACAATGGGTAATGGGATTGGCGGTACAGGATAGACAGCATTTTTATGCCTCAAAAAACCTGAAAGACTGGACATTCCTTTCAGAATTTGGTAAAGATTTCGGCGGACACGGTGGTGTTTGGGAATGTCCAGATCTTTTCCCGGTAAAGGTAGAAGGAACCAATGAAGAAAAATGGGTGCTTATCGTTAACATCAATCCGGGTGGGCCAAACGGAGGTTCTGCAGCCCAGTATTTTGTAGGTGATTTTGACGGAAAAACTTTCAAAATGGATGATGCTTTTACAAAGCAGCTTGAAAAAGAAAAAGTAGTCTGGCTGGATTGGGGACGCGATAATTATGCGAGTGTCTCGTTTGATAACGTTCCGGATAACAAAAGAGTAATAATAGGTTGGATGTCAAACTGGGACTATTCACCGAATGTGCCTACAGAAAAATGGAGAGGAAGTTCCACTATTCCTCGTGAAGTAACATTGGAAAGGACCAAAGAAGGTTACACTCTGAAAAATATCCCTGTTTCCCAACTTAAAAATTACGAAGGAAAGACAGTTAAAAAAGAAATTAACCTTGTTTCGGATAAAAAACTTATCAGCAAAGGAGAAATAGACCTTTCCAAAGCAGTTTTAGATGTTGATCTCAAAAAAATGACCAAAGGGATTTACACTTTTGCTTTGAAAAATTCATTGGGAGAACGTGTAATTTTCGGAATTGATAATAACAAGCAGGAATTGTTTATTGACCGTACCCAATCCGGCAAAACCGATTTTAAGAACAATTTTGCAGACAGGATCTCAAAAGCTCCATTAGCAGAAAACTATCAAAACGCAACGTTCAAAATTGTATTGGACAAAACTTCCATCGAAATTTTCTTCAATAAAGGCGAAAAGGTAATGACCGAAATCTTTTTCCCGAATGAAAGCTTCTCGGAACTGAGCTTATTTACAGATACCAAAGGAAGTACGGTGAACTTCAATGCTCATCAGATTAATATCAAATAA